The DNA window AAGGACACGCCCACAGTCGGAAGGACATCTGGGTACGCCGCGCAGGTGTACGGCGTGGAGGAGAAATGAAAAAACCCCATCCTTGCAGACGGGGTCTTGTCTACTGGCTCGGCAGGTTGGGGTCGAACCAACGACCGTCCGATTAACAGTCGGATGCTCTGCCACTGAGCTACTGCCGATCAGGGTGGCACGCCGTTTTCAGGCGCAGGAGGGAGAGTAGCATGCGGCCCGGACGCGCGCAAGACCCGCCCCTGAAGTCACGGTCGCTGCTCAGGCCTGGGCGCCGCCCGGCATGATCGTGCCCGGCGTGACGCCCAGGCGCCGCAGCGCCTCGGCCCACTGCTGCTCAGGCGGCACGTCCCACAGCAGGTCCGGCGTGTCCTGCTCCACCCACACCCACGCGCCCTCGCGTGCCTCCTCGGCCAGCTGCCCGGCGCTCCAGCCCGCGTAACCCAGCACCAGGCGGTAGGGCTGCCCCTGGGCCATCACGGTGCGCAGCACTTCCAGGCTGGAACTCACCATCAGGCCGTCCACCACATGCACCTCGCCGTCCAGGCCCACCGGGTCGCGGTAC is part of the Deinococcus metalli genome and encodes:
- a CDS encoding YqgE/AlgH family protein yields the protein MSGPITFLVASPHMHGETFEGTVILLLEHDKSGAMGLIVNAPLPQSVSELMADAPGHEQPGWLGGPVDPTLGWCLYRDPVGLDGEVHVVDGLMVSSSLEVLRTVMAQGQPYRLVLGYAGWSAGQLAEEAREGAWVWVEQDTPDLLWDVPPEQQWAEALRRLGVTPGTIMPGGAQA